GGCACCGGCTGTATTGCCCAATTTGTCCAGCGGACCATTGGTACGGTCCTGCAACATAAACTCAAAACCACTTACGTTACCAAAACCCTGTACGGTAGGGAAGTTGAAGAAGAAGGTATTGGCATCCTTTACGGAAGTAACCTTGCCGGTAAGGGTGGCCGCGATCTCGTCCGGGTTCTTCAGCTTGCCCCGTTTGTCTACATCCTTCAGCCGGATAAAACCTGCGGCATAAGGAGAGGCGCTGGCGCTGCTGATAAAGTTCAGCCCGTCAATCACCCAAAGATTATTGGTCGATTCTTCCTGTTTGATGATCTTATCAATCTCTGCCGTGGCTTTATGGGTGCGGTGCAGGGAACTACCCGGAGGCGTGTTTACAGCATACAGCACAAAGCCCTGGTCTTCCGTTGGAATAAAGCCGGAAGGCGTTCTTTTGATGAGCCAGTAACTGGTTCCGGCAATAAGCACCAGCGCACCGATGGCGATCCATTTCCTGCGAATAAGGAATTTTAAACTGCCGATATACCGGTTCGTCAATGTACGGAAACCGGCGTTGAATGCGGTAAAGAAGCGGGCCATAAACCCTTTCTTTTCGTGCGGATGTCCTTTTTCGCCCGGTGTATGCGGGTTTTTAAGGAACAGCGCACAAAGGGCCGGACTCAGCGTTAACGCGTTTACCGCGGAAATAAGGATGGCGATGGCCAGGGTAAAGGCAAACTGCCGGTAGAATACACCGGCCGGACCCTGCATAAAGCCCACGGGTACAAACACCGCCGCCATTACCAGGGTGATGGAAATGATGGCCCCGGAGATCTCATTCATAGACTGCACGGTGGCCTTACGCACCGGCATGTCCTTATGTTCCATTTTTGCGTGCACAGCTTCCACTACCACGATGGCGTCATCCACCACAATACCAATGGCCAGTACCAGCGCAAAGAGGGTTAACAGATTGATGGTAAACCCAAAGAGCTGCAGGAAGAAGAAGGTACCCACAATGGCTACCGGCACGGCAATGGCCGGTATGAGGGTAGAACGGAAATCCTGCAGGAAGATGAATACCACAATAAATACGAGTATGAATGCAATAATCAATGTTTCCCTTACCTGGTGGATGGAGGCATCCAGGAACTCCTTGGAGTTGTACATGGTAATGGGTTTGATGCCCTTGGGCATGGTCGTGTACAGTTCCTTCAACTGCCGGTCTACCTCGGTAAGGATCTCGTTGGCATTGGAACCTGCGGTCTGCAAAATAGCGAAACCCGCCACCGGCTTGCCATTCAGCCGGCTATTGGCGTTGTAGGTAAATGCACCAAACTCCACACGGGCCAGGTCTTTGAGCTTTAACACGGAACCATTGGGGTTTGCTTTTACCACGATGTTTTCATAATCCTCATTTTTGTTCAGCTTACCCTTGTACTTCAATACATATTCAAATACCTCATCGCTGTTCTGTCCGAGCCTGCCGGGGGCGGCTTCCAGGCTCTGGTCCCGGATGGCACCCAATACATCCTGGGGGGAAAGATTGTTGGCCGCCAGGCGGTCCGGTTTCAGCCAGATCCGCATAGAGTAGTCCTTGGCTCCAAATACCTGTGCCTGGGCCACACCGGGGATCCGCTGTATCTGGGGGATCACGTTGATCTTCAAATAGTTTTCCAGGAACAGTTCATCATACTGGGCGCTGTCTTCACTATAAAGCCCGGTGAACATGATAAAACTGTTCTGCACCTTTTGGGTGGAGATGCCCGACTGTACTACCTCCTGGGGGATCTGGTTCACGGCTTTGGAAACGCGGTTCTGTACGTTTACCGAAGCAATATCGGGGTCGGTACCCTGTTTAAAAAACACGGTCAGGGTCATGGTACCGTCGTTGCTGGAGTTGGAGGTCATGTAGGTCATGTTCTCCACACCGTTAATGGCTTCCTCCAGCGGAGTGGCCACGGAACGTGCCACTACCTCACCGTTGGCACCGGGGTAGGTAGCGGTTACCTGTACGCTGGGCGGCGCAATATCCGGGAACAGCGTTACCGGAAGCGCAAAGAGGGAGAGAATACCCAGCAAGAGTAGAATGATGGAAATAACCGTAGATAATACGGGTCGTTGTATAAATTTCTTTAGCATGATATGGAGTTGTAAGTATGCTGTGCGTAAATAGTTAGGGTAAAAGATCCCTGGGCGGCAGGGGCTGCTGCTTTATCAGGGTATTGCTTTTACAGCGGATGCTGGTCCGCTAAGAAAAAAGTGTTGTTGAGTTCCCCTAGCTGCATCAAAAGCGCTTTTATAACGTATTGTCATTCTGAACTTGTTTCAGAATCTATTAGTGAGCGACCATTTTTAGATGCCGAAACAAGTTCGGCATGACAGGATGGGCGCTTTTGATGCTGCTCAGGAAATAAACCCCTTAAATCGGATTCGCCTTTAGCACGCTGTCGGCTGAAACCACCTGCGGCTGTATCGGCGTTCCGTCTTTTAAATTACCGGTTCCGGAAAGCACGATCTTTTCGCCTTTGGAAAGTCCTTTGTTTACAAAGTAGTAGTAGGCGGTTTTACCAGAAACGGCAATGGGTTTGCTGGTTACCTTGTTGCTGCTGTCTACTGTAAATACAAATACTTTATCCTGGATTTCAAACGTGGCTTCCTGTGGCACCACCAATACTTCATTAAAAAGCTGCGGCAGACGGATCTTACCGGTGTTACCGCTTCTTAGTGTTTTATTGGGGTTGGGAAAGGCTGCGCGGAAGTTGATAGCGCCGATGGTTTTGTCGAACTGCCCCTGAACCAGTTCAATCTTTCCTTGCTGCGGATAAACGGTATTATCGGCCAGCAGCAATTCAACGGAAGGAACGTTTTTCAGTTTTTGCTCAATGGTTTCGCCCGGGTATTTATTTTTAAAGGCAATGAAGTCGGGCTCACTCATAGAGAAATAGGCGTACATCGTGTTCACCTCGCTGAGCACGGTAAGGGGTTGTGTTTCCCCACGGCCTACCAGGCTACCGGTTTTAAACGGAATGCTGCCGATATAACCGCTCACCGGTGCTTTGATCAGTGTATAACCTACATTGATCTGCGCGTTGCCTACCATGGCCCTGGCCTGTGCCAGTGCGGCGGTGGCGGCGTTGTAGTTGGCTTTTGCGGTCTTCAGCTGTACGTCGGAAATCACAGCGTTGTCTACCAGTGGTTTCAGGCGGTCCAGGTCTACCTGGGCCTTTTGTACATTGGCCTGTGCTGCCAGTACATTGGCGCGTGCGTTGTTCAGTGCTTCGTTGTATAACTGAGCACTGATCTTAAATAAGGGTTGTCCTGCGGTTACGTAAGCACCTTCGTCTACGTAAATCTTTTCCAGGTAGCCGTCTACCTGGGGGCGTACTTCTACGTTTACCTTTCCTTCCAGTGAGGCGGAAAATTCCTGGTAAACGGTTACGGGGGATGCCGGGGTAGCCATTACGGGCAACGCCGGAGCCGGTGGCTGCTGGCTGGGATTTGCTGAGCCATTGACGCAGCTTTGCAGCGATATAGAAAGCGCAATAAGCGCAGGTACAAGAATGCTTGTGTGGATGGTATGGTTGTTTGCTTTCATCTGTAGAGTTGTTTTTTGAGTCAAAGAAATACATGTCCTGCCGGGGTACATACCGGAGAAAGGCGCCCAGGGTATTGCCGGGGCCAGTGATCCTGTTTATACGCGCAGTTCCCGCGTATTACGGAATGGCAACCATTGCCCGTTGTCATCCCGCGGGGGAATGCACTAAAAAATAGTTACTATTTGAATTGTCGTCTTTTTTGGCTTAAAGATTTTCTATAATGTTCACTACCATTTGATCGAGTACCGACACGTTCATTGTTTGCGGAACATCAGCACTCCTTGCGATCATGATTGAAGTAAAACCATGTATTGCCGACCAAAATGCGTGCGTTTTATAACACGCGGATTCAATATTGGTTTTCTTTTCAACGATTATTTTTTTTATGATTTCATAAATTATATCCTGTAAGGCTCCAAATTCTGTTTTCATCTTTCCTTCTCCGCAACAGGGCATGCCCACACCAAACATGAGTTTAAAATAACTCCGGTTCTTGAGTGCAAACTTCCAGTAGGTATCTACCAACGCTTTCAGCTCCTCCTGCGGCGACCCTTTTTTTGAGATGGCTTTGTGAATATTTGACAGCAGCAGTTTAAAACCGTCCTGCGAAATCTCAAAAAGAATGGCCTCCTTGTTGGCAAAATGATCATAGATCACGGGGGCGCTGTATTCGATGGCGTCTGCGATCTTGCGGATGGATAACGACTCCCAGCCTTCATTTTTTACCAGCTGCAACGCTGCGTCGATGATCTTCTTCCGGATCATTTCTTTTTCTCTCAATTTGCGCTCTGCTACACTCATAAAAAATAAATTTACCTAACAGTGTTAGCAAAGTTAACGGTGTTTTGAAGCTACTTCCAAATTTTTTTTCTGAAGGATTTGTTGCTCAAACGTTTGTTAGTGCTGCACTGTGGAAACCGTTTTTCTTAAAGTGTTGTAGTTGTTGACAAAGCGCCTGTGCCTGATTAATACAATTCCTGAAAAAAGGTAACCTGATTTTTTTGCTCCGGCTCAAAAGTAATTCAAAAAACTAATAAACCAAATATTTGCTTTGTTTAATTTGTGTAAAATAATTGTTATGAAACGCCGCTCTTTTATTTGGAGGACCGAAGCTAAAACGGGAGAGTGACAACTGTATGTCAGGATATGTTTTAATTATTTGGCAAAGACTGATGTTTGGGTTCTATAATAATTTTTTCAGCGCAGCGGCATCCGGCAATATTTTTTTTAACCGGGAGGGAAGTTGTTTACTGGTTTTATACGTAGCAACGCCCATCGCTTTATGCATACTCTTAAAGGCATACTCCACCACTTTATTGTTTTTTTCCTTACAAAGAATGATACCAATGCTGTTGTGTTCGTGAGGAAGTTTTACCTGATCGTCGAGCAGGTTCAGGTAAAAATTAAGTTTGCCGGCATATTCGGGTTTAAACCTGCCTCGTTTCAATTCAATCGCTACCAGGCATTGCAGTACGCGGTTGAAGAAAAGCAGGTCGGTAAAAAACTCTTCCTCATCTACTACCAGCCGGTACTGTGTGCCCATAAAAGAGAAGCCTGTACCTAAGGAAAGAATGAATTGTCGTATGTTATTAATGATCTTGTTTTCAAACACGCGTTCATCGTCATCCGGTGTGATATTGATAAAATCCAGCAGGTATTCATCTTTAAAAGTGTTTAATGCATGTGCTGCTATTGTTTTGGGTAGCGCTTTCCGGAAGTTATTGGGAAGTTTTCCTTTCTTGTGATAAAGATTGCTTTCGATATGATGTTGCAGCAGGTGCACCGTCCAATGATTGCTTGCAGCCTGATGCATATAGTAAATGCGCTCCTCCATTTCCTTACACTTATTTATAAGCAGGATATGATGGGTAAAGCTAAGTGCCGTAAAAACAGTATTGATGAATGAAGAATCTAATTGGGCAGTTAACGACTGCCCAATTTTCTTTTTTGAAAAAGCAGAACGGCGCTTTCCGGTGGAATGGTTCGGCAATTGGGCAGTTACTGACTGCCCAATTATGGGCATCTGATAGCAGTCATAAAACTGCCGCATATTTTTCAGGCTTCTGTAAGAAAAGCCGCGCAGCCCCGGCAATTCTTTTTGCAGATCGACCGCAATTTGCTGTAGTACTTTATCTCCCCAGCTGGCAGCGGTCATTTTCTCGTGCAGACTATGGCCAATGTTATAGTATAATAAAAGTAACTCATTATTCACCAGTTTTGCGGCCTGGTAACGGCTTTGCAATATTTGCTTTTTTACAGTTTGTACAAATTGCAGGTAGGTTTTTTCAGGTTTCATGTCAGCATTTTTTAGGTAAGCTTTTTGCGGCTGATCTGGAACTCAGCTTTTTCATAGTTAATGGTGAATATATGAAAAAAACGGTATATAACAGTGCTGTTTTTTTCTTTATGGCATGTTATCGCTATATTCCATGGATTGGGGCAATACTATGTTTCACCAGCGTTGCCGGAGGCGGCAAGTGTTATATGTTTTGATCTATTATTATGGAATGCAGCAACGCATATCAGGGATAAAACGTATAAGTTAACTCCAGTACCCGGTCTTCAAAATAATCTGCCGCTTTAGCGGATGCCGATTTGCGCTGGATGGACTTTAAAAAACCTTTGCTGTCATAGGTCATGATTAACGCACTTACGATCTGGCCGCCCCATTGATTTTCCATTTGTACCAGGTTCTGATGTTTGTCGTAACGGTATTGTTCGTTGCGGGGATCCGGCCGGTGCGGATTTTCCCGTATCCCTGTCAGTAATCCTTTTTCGTAGCTATAGAATTCGTCCGGTGTTTTTTTTTCATCGCAGTTGCTATGTATGAAACGTATTGTTGGACGCTCATCTTTGTAATAATAGGTTTGACGGCCGCTGCAGGTATCATCAGCCTGGTACTTTTTTTTGAAATCGAAGTGTTCGGTTTGTTCCTCGGCGGTAAAACCGTTCTCTATATAATAGCGATAGTGCCGGGAGGTAAAATTATGTTCTGCAATCAGCTTTTCATAATACAGGTCATCCGGAACGTTGCCTTTTAAAAAGGCCGTATAGGTTCCGGGGATGGTTTCGTAATTCATGATGCTGCTTTTTTGAGACCGGCCCGGCAGATCTGCATCCAGCGTAAAATTCCGGACTACGGCGTGCTTCCCGTTTTCGTTGTAAACATATTTTTTAACCCGCACCAGCCCGTCGTGATAATCGATTTGGGCGATGTAGTCTGTATTGCCGGACGCTGTATAGCCATAAATCGTATAAAATACCGTATCGGCTTTTATATCCTCACGTTGAAAGGTTATAAAATGGACTGTTCGCCCGTTTGGGTCAAAAGCGTAATGATAATCGCGTCCTGTCTTTTCCCTGTCGCGCAACACCACGGTATTGACTTTTTTTGCTTTTATAAATTCCGGGTTAAACGTGAAAACGGTTTTGGAAAAATAGCCCTCTTCCTCAAAAGGCGTTACCTTGTAAAATGGCGGCGCTTGAGCAATACCGGAGCAAACGGTCAGGATAAAAATGCTGGTTAAGAAAAGGTGGTTTATGCGTAGGTACTTCATGCAGCAAAAATAGTGAATAGTTTTTCGCTATTTTATGAAAGCTGTTTATATTAGCAGTGTAAACAATACTTATGAGGGCATTAATTTTCTTATTCTTTATTGGGTGCTTCACACTGATCGCATGTAATCATCACCGGGTACAGCAACAGCCGGTGGTGAACATACCAAAGGCCCTGGAAGATCATAGCGCTTCTCATAAACTGGTTTCAAAAAGAGGCCCTGATGAACTGGTGGAAAGCCTCTACAGTGAACTTGCCGAGCATGACGCCGGGTTGAAACAACTGGAGGCCGCATTGGATGCGTTGGATCAGAGTAAAGAAGAAGCTGCCGGGTCATTTCAACAGTTTGATGCGAAAAGCCAGTCGTATTATAAGGCAGCGGATCAGCATATGAATACGATCAGCGATTCCCTTTTAAAAGATAAGATCAGAAAGCTGGTGGAGGAGCACCTTGCAAAATACAAGGCAATCACAGAAAAGCACCAGGAGCTGTTGAAGGCGATTGATGTAAAGACCACGAAGCTGGCGGACCTTCACACGGTATTAAAAGTGGTGAAAACCCTTCCGGTGATCGAAACGTATCAGAAGGACAACCGGCCCGGAACAGCGTCGCTTGAAAGTTATAGCAAAAAGCAGGATGGCGCGATTGAAGATATAAATAAAATGACGCATTAATAATGACTGGTGGCTAGACTTTTAGAACAAAATCCCAATGGAAAAAGTATTTATTATAAAAGAGCTAATGCAAATACCAGGAGTCGGCAAATCGATCGCTACCTATCTGTACAACATCGGGATACGCCGCATTGAAGATTTAAAAGGCCGGGATCCGGAGCAGCTTTACAATGCATCGAACCACTTTGTTGGCTGCGTGCAGGACCGGTGCCTGCTATATGTGTTCCGGTGTGCGGTTTGTTTTGCAGACACCCCTCCGCATATGCGGGAGGCGGATAAACTGAAATGGTGGAACTGGAAGAATGGAAAGTGATGCCTGTTATTGCTCAATATCGGTATTAGGTGTAATATGGAGTGCATCCCATTTTTCGGATTGTTTTAACGCAACGTGCACAAAGAATCCGCAAAGCCCGCAATGAAGGGATGCGCTATTGAATGACTTTGCGCCCCTTGCGTGGTCTTAGCGGACCTTGCGGTTGAAATCAAACTGCAAAAGCAGCTTATAGAAAAGGTGATACATCCTTGTTTTCCGATATCATTTGGAAGTTGATGGGGAAGTGGTAATTTTACCAAAACAGTACATCGTTTTTATGAAACATCCCTACCTGATCCTGGCCATCATCTTGATGATTACCTTGCTGCTGATCTTTGACCGGCTGGAGTTGAGGACCCGGCGCATGCGGGATAGGGCAGAGAAAGGAGAACCCTCTGACGGGATGTTGCCTAAAGATAAAGTAGCCAATGATAAACTGATCGTTGTGGAGGGGGGGCATGAAGACCTCATAAAACGAATCATCCGGGATTTTTGCGGGTGGCACAACCGGGAAATGCTGCAAGTGATACCCGTGGTGACAAAAATAACGGATCAGCAGTTTGCGATAATCTTTCCGTATGATGTTTCGTTTGACATCTTTTGCTCTTTTATAAATTATCTGAATTATCCCAAAGGATATGGCCGGCGCTTTTATGCCATAGGCTGGACCACCACCCGGCTAACGGATATGTGGATAACAGCAGAAAGCGCCGGTAAACAGGTATTCTTGTTTGTTTCGGATGCTGATCGGGAATATGATTATGTTTTTATGACTACCATTGATCAGCTGGGGTATCAACTTAACTTTTCAATAGAAAAAGCGCAGCTGTTGGAGCATACTGCTAAAACCTATCACATGCCTCCGTTTACTACCGGTGATCTGGCGGGCAGTGAAACGGTTGCGGTTTCGTTTAGTGAAAACTGATCCAGGTATGGGGTGTTGGACGGGGTGTGCGGCGCTTGTTTAATTGGTATTCTTTTTTGTGTTCAGCCGGTATCGGATCTTTGTATCCACCCGCAGCACGGCCTGCTGGTGGAAGCGGCGGATATACGCCTGTGTGATCTGATTGAGCTGTCCGTTCCTTTTGGCACTGCGTTTACCAATTACGGTGATCCGTTTTGTGTCTTCGGCGATCGTTTCCCGGCTTTCGGTATCCATCCATTTACCTTGTGCATCGGATTCGGTATATCCTTCGGGGAAGGCCGGTGTAATGATGCTATCGCTGAATGCTTTCCATTGTTGCTCCGTTACCTGGCCGCCACCGGGAATATTCCGTCCGAAGTAAAGATCCGTCTGTTGCATAGTCACGCAACCGGTGATGGTTGTACCGGCGAATGCAATAAGAAGTATTTGTTTGATTAGGATCATCTTTGCTAAGGCATGTTCCACTATGCCTTAGCAAATTTAGCGCTTAAAAAGGTATGAGCTAATTGATTAATGGGTTTAGGCGTAGTTGGCGGGACCATGGCGATTGGTGGGACAAGGATGTTATAGCTGATTTGTCGCACAAGTCACCCTTGTCATGACATGAGCCGGTTAATTTTACTTCTTCTCCAGCTTCAGCAGCATCACCGCACAGGGAAGCAACCTTGTCGTATAAGCACCTTTCCTTCTGTTTATCAGCCGGGTTTTAGGAACCAGTACATCCCGGTTCTCCGGACTATTGAAAGCGTTGATGTT
The sequence above is a segment of the Niabella agricola genome. Coding sequences within it:
- a CDS encoding helix-hairpin-helix domain-containing protein, with protein sequence MEKVFIIKELMQIPGVGKSIATYLYNIGIRRIEDLKGRDPEQLYNASNHFVGCVQDRCLLYVFRCAVCFADTPPHMREADKLKWWNWKNGK
- a CDS encoding efflux RND transporter periplasmic adaptor subunit: MKANNHTIHTSILVPALIALSISLQSCVNGSANPSQQPPAPALPVMATPASPVTVYQEFSASLEGKVNVEVRPQVDGYLEKIYVDEGAYVTAGQPLFKISAQLYNEALNNARANVLAAQANVQKAQVDLDRLKPLVDNAVISDVQLKTAKANYNAATAALAQARAMVGNAQINVGYTLIKAPVSGYIGSIPFKTGSLVGRGETQPLTVLSEVNTMYAYFSMSEPDFIAFKNKYPGETIEQKLKNVPSVELLLADNTVYPQQGKIELVQGQFDKTIGAINFRAAFPNPNKTLRSGNTGKIRLPQLFNEVLVVPQEATFEIQDKVFVFTVDSSNKVTSKPIAVSGKTAYYYFVNKGLSKGEKIVLSGTGNLKDGTPIQPQVVSADSVLKANPI
- a CDS encoding DUF3574 domain-containing protein, coding for MILIKQILLIAFAGTTITGCVTMQQTDLYFGRNIPGGGQVTEQQWKAFSDSIITPAFPEGYTESDAQGKWMDTESRETIAEDTKRITVIGKRSAKRNGQLNQITQAYIRRFHQQAVLRVDTKIRYRLNTKKNTN
- a CDS encoding TetR/AcrR family transcriptional regulator, with translation MSVAERKLREKEMIRKKIIDAALQLVKNEGWESLSIRKIADAIEYSAPVIYDHFANKEAILFEISQDGFKLLLSNIHKAISKKGSPQEELKALVDTYWKFALKNRSYFKLMFGVGMPCCGEGKMKTEFGALQDIIYEIIKKIIVEKKTNIESACYKTHAFWSAIHGFTSIMIARSADVPQTMNVSVLDQMVVNIIENL
- a CDS encoding PDDEXK nuclease domain-containing protein encodes the protein MKPEKTYLQFVQTVKKQILQSRYQAAKLVNNELLLLYYNIGHSLHEKMTAASWGDKVLQQIAVDLQKELPGLRGFSYRSLKNMRQFYDCYQMPIIGQSVTAQLPNHSTGKRRSAFSKKKIGQSLTAQLDSSFINTVFTALSFTHHILLINKCKEMEERIYYMHQAASNHWTVHLLQHHIESNLYHKKGKLPNNFRKALPKTIAAHALNTFKDEYLLDFINITPDDDERVFENKIINNIRQFILSLGTGFSFMGTQYRLVVDEEEFFTDLLFFNRVLQCLVAIELKRGRFKPEYAGKLNFYLNLLDDQVKLPHEHNSIGIILCKEKNNKVVEYAFKSMHKAMGVATYKTSKQLPSRLKKILPDAAALKKLL
- a CDS encoding efflux RND transporter permease subunit; its protein translation is MLKKFIQRPVLSTVISIILLLLGILSLFALPVTLFPDIAPPSVQVTATYPGANGEVVARSVATPLEEAINGVENMTYMTSNSSNDGTMTLTVFFKQGTDPDIASVNVQNRVSKAVNQIPQEVVQSGISTQKVQNSFIMFTGLYSEDSAQYDELFLENYLKINVIPQIQRIPGVAQAQVFGAKDYSMRIWLKPDRLAANNLSPQDVLGAIRDQSLEAAPGRLGQNSDEVFEYVLKYKGKLNKNEDYENIVVKANPNGSVLKLKDLARVEFGAFTYNANSRLNGKPVAGFAILQTAGSNANEILTEVDRQLKELYTTMPKGIKPITMYNSKEFLDASIHQVRETLIIAFILVFIVVFIFLQDFRSTLIPAIAVPVAIVGTFFFLQLFGFTINLLTLFALVLAIGIVVDDAIVVVEAVHAKMEHKDMPVRKATVQSMNEISGAIISITLVMAAVFVPVGFMQGPAGVFYRQFAFTLAIAILISAVNALTLSPALCALFLKNPHTPGEKGHPHEKKGFMARFFTAFNAGFRTLTNRYIGSLKFLIRRKWIAIGALVLIAGTSYWLIKRTPSGFIPTEDQGFVLYAVNTPPGSSLHRTHKATAEIDKIIKQEESTNNLWVIDGLNFISSASASPYAAGFIRLKDVDKRGKLKNPDEIAATLTGKVTSVKDANTFFFNFPTVQGFGNVSGFEFMLQDRTNGPLDKLGNTAGAFIGALMQRKEIAYAFTTFAAGNPQYTIETDFIKAKQLGVSVSELMQTMQIYFGSSFVSDFNRFGKYYRVMAQADIPYRKDPASLDGIFVKNNLGEMVPVKTLVTLKRVFGPETVTRNNLFNAVTINGVPKPGFSTGDAIRAIEETAKTALPRGYSYEWTGITREERSAGSQQVYIFLLSIIFVYFLLAAQYESYVLPLAVILTVPAGILGVFLFIGFAGLENNIYVQIGLIMLIGLLAKNAILIVEYAVQRRKKGMSLVASALEASRLRLRPILMTSFAFIVGMLPLVFAKGASAIGNHSIGYSTVGGMLTGVLLGVFIIPVLYIIFQYLQEKIVANRVHDDEDWEMG